Proteins encoded together in one Bactrocera neohumeralis isolate Rockhampton unplaced genomic scaffold, APGP_CSIRO_Bneo_wtdbg2-racon-allhic-juicebox.fasta_v2 cluster11, whole genome shotgun sequence window:
- the LOC126766150 gene encoding uncharacterized protein LOC126766150: MTPQVYGLLLTLVEPFLKKHSLRESVQPECRLALTLQYLSQGTSFQSLAWSFQLGKETFRRIILETAEVLWTELGALYVSEPNEEDFKQISQDFWELWNMPNCVGSIDGKHIAIRCPPKSGSQFFCYKNFFSIVLLAVCDARYRFTYIDIGAYGSQSDGGIFQVSRLGKRLLDHKLPIPPAKNLPNTQLKTPHFFVGDAAFPLGINLMRPYPGGMLPNEKEIFNKRLSRARRTIENSFGIQVARWRVLLTTLHLFPENAEKIVLACVALHNFIMFNNVNASSYIASNYADWEDSNGDFHDGFWRREVESNIPSIMQSSNLHHYGGRSSLEIRNNLCSFFNTF; this comes from the exons ATGACGCCACAAGTATATGGGCTTTTGCTTACTCTTGTTGAGCCCTTTTTAAAAAAGCATTCGTTGAGGGAGTCTGTGCAACCGGAATGTCGATTAGCTTTGACATTACA aTATTTGTCACAAGGAACTTCGTTTCAATCGTTGGCATGGTCATTTCAACTGGGGAAGGAAACGTTTAGGCGCATTATTCTGGAGACAGCTGAAGTCCTTTGGACGGAGTTAGGCGCTCTTTATGTATCTGAGCCTAATGAAGAAGATTTCAAGCAAATTTCTCAAGACTTCTGGGAACTGTGGAATATGCCCAACTGTGTTGGATCTATTGATGGGAAGCATATCGCTATTCGATGCCCACCTAAGAGCGGTAGTCAATTTTTCtgctacaaaaattttttttcaattgtgttGTTAGCAGTGTGTGATGCCCGATATCGGTTTACCTATATAGATATTGGTGCATATGGAAGTCAGAGTGATGGTG GTATTTTTCAAGTGAGTCGATTGGGAAAGAGGTTGCTAGATCACAAACTTCCCATCCCTCCAGCGAAAAACTTACCAAATACGCAACTAAAAACTCCACACTTCTTCGTTGGTGATGCTGCCTTTCCTTTAGGGATAAATTTAATGCGCCCATACCCTGGGGGAATGCTACCAAATGAAAAagagatttttaataaaagattatcAAGAGCTCGTCGCACAATTGAAAACTCTTTTGGAATACAAGTAGCGCGTTGGCGAGTTTTACTAAcaacattacatttatttccggaaaatgcagaaaaaattgttttagcgTGCGTTGccttacataattttattatgtttaataaCGTGAATGCATCTTCGTATATTGCAAGCAACTATGCTGATTGGGAGGACTCTAATGGTGATTTTCATGACGGTTTCTGGCGTAGAGAAGTTGAAAGTAATATCCCATCGATTATGCAATCTTCCAATTTGCATCATTACGGTGGAAGAAGTTCTTTGGAAATTAGAAATAACTTATGCagtttttttaacactttttaa